The genomic segment GTGCCATCGGCCCCAAGGCAACCCTCGCCCTGAACATGCCAGACTTCACTCGCTACGCCAAGGAGCCTCGACAGGTATTCTGGACCCAGGCCGTAGGTTTGGTCATTCTCGTCACCATGTGCGGTGTCCTCGGCGCCACAGTCAGCAGCGCTTCCGAGGTCATCTACGGCAAGGTCACCTGGAACCCCCTGGAAGTCGCTCGTCTCTGGAACAACCGCGCCGCGCAGTTCTTCGCGGGCCTGTGCTGGGCGTTTGCGGTCATTGGGACCAACATCAGCGCCAACAGCGTGTCTTTCAGTAATGATCTGTCTCTTTGGTTTCCAAGATACATCAACAACAGACGCGGAGCGTACATTTGTGCCATATTTGGTGTTTGTGCCGTGCCTTGGTACATCCAGTACAGGTAATTTCACGCCCCCATCGCCTCGAAATGTATCGCGCCGTAGCTAACTTTGCAATGCCTAGCGCCAagtccttctcctctttcctTGGAGGATATTCTCTTTTTCTCGgtgccatcgccggcgtcatcatcTGCGACTTTTGGATCTGCCGCAAGCGTCAAGTCCATGTTTCGTCGCTCTACGACCCCAGGGGCATCCATTACTACACTCTCGGCGTCAACCCGAGAGCCGTCGTTgccttcatcctcgccatAGTGCCCAACATGCCCGGCCTGGCGGCTGCATGCGGTGCGAAAGGGGTTCCCAAGGGTGCAGTGTATTTGTACAGCTTAAGCTGGCTGGTCAGCACTCTTATTGCGGGTATCACCTACTGGACTTGCTGGAAGATCTGGCCTTTCCCGGTCGACGAGACCAATGGAGATTTGTTCATTGAGAGCCAGGCCCCgagagacgaggaggacgtaGGGCTGGAGAAGGATGTAGAAGCGAAGCACGACATCAAATGTTGAAGCCCGTGTCGATAAAAGCACTTAGAATTATCTTCTGTCTCTCAGCAGACTACTGCTGTTTTTCTCACGTCATCACCCATATCGCCATCACTAGAGCCCCCCATATTAAACCTTCTGCATCTGGAGTCAGTGAGTTGTGTTAGAGGCTGTACAGTACACAGTACAGAGGCCAATCAAGGTTGTGTACTGATAGGTAACTCAGTTCGTCTCTTATCCTCCAACTCCAAGGAGAGCAGACCAATACAGTTACCTGGTAGTACAGCTTGACACCAGTTCAATCTATTTCGAATGTCCCGAAACGTAACGTGCCTTGACTTCGCTCCCCCGAACCCGACTCCGCTTATGTCAGCGGGCTCGCGATGCGTCAACCCCGGCGGAGAGCGTCTCCATTTTAATATGACCGACGATCCTAACTGGTGTTCTTCATGGCTCCCCGAGGCATCGGTCAAACAGGCGAAGAGTCGGTTATTGCCCCTGGGATCTCGTTCCTAGCTTGTACACTTCAAGCCTCGGCGTCCGGGGACCAGACAAGACCCGATCGGGACTCCCGCCCGGGCCGCGAAGACGGGAATCCGGACAAGACACGATATCGTTCCAACGCGGTGAAAGTTATATAACTCCCATCTCTGTTGTACCTCAGAGAAGAACCAATAGACTGACTTCATCGCACACAACATCCGAAAACAAGGAACATCCTACTCGAACCCTTCCCTCGCCCTTTTCCCAGCATAAGGCGTTGGCCGCATCAACTGTCCCAACATGTCTACCTTTATCAAGCCAATCCCTAAAAGCATCCTCATCTTTGGCGCGGCTGCTCACATCGGCCGCCCACTGACAGAGTACCTCACCCGGGAAGCGCCCTCGATCAAGCTGCGTCTCGCCACAAGCAGccccaacaagaagaaacaGCTCCAAGACGCCTTCCCGAATGCAGAGGTCGTCGAAGCCAACTACAGCGACGTGGCGTCTCTCTCGGCGGCCGTCAGCGGCATCGAaggcgtcttcgtcatcaccCCCGGCGGTCTCTCTGAGCAGGAGGCCATGACGAACCTGGTGACGGCGCTGAAGGAAGCCAACAGCGCCATCCACATCATCCGTCTCGTGGGGGTGTTTCCGGAGATCCCGCCCGCGCAGATACCCGCCACCGTTGGGCCCGGGTCTCTCGCGGTTGAGCACCCCATCGCCAagcgcatcctcgacgagaGCGGGCTCCCCGTCACATACATCAACTCGGGCGCCACGTTCATCGACAACTTCTGGATCCAGATCCGGCCTGTCCTCGCCAAGAAGACCCTCATTTGGCCGGAGCACCGTGTCCCCTTTATCGACCCTAGAGATATCGGCGAGGTTGCTGCCCGGCTCTTCCTGTCGGACAATGCGAAGCACATTGGCGCGTTCCACACCATGAACAACGGCCACGACTGGCTCACGTACCGAGAGGTCGCCGGCATCCTGTCCGAGGTCCTGGGAGAGCCCATCGGTTACGAAGGCGACTTCGAGGCGTTTTCTGGGTTTTACGGTCCGGTCATGGGGCCGCAGATCGTGCAGGTCCTTTGGAACTTTTTCAAGTACGAGGAGTCGCACGAGGTGATGTGGTCCCTGAATAACTTTGTGGAGAGGACTTTGGGACGGAAGCCGACGACAGTGAAGGGGTGGTTGCTGGAGCATAAGGAGAAGCTCACACAAGGGACtgggggcggcgggtggGCGTCATAACAATAGACCTGCGCCTGGTACTTAGATAGACAACTTGCATGGCGAGTTTACCAAAGAGCATATCACAAAGATGGAAAGTAATATAGATCAGACTCTATTGTTAAACTTTGTAAAAGAGCAGAAGTCCCATACgtcggtcgaggagggccaTCAAAGATGGCTTTGGGGACTGCGTCGAAGTCAACATGCCCAATCAGAGCACAAAAAGGAATCCCCATGCATGATAGAGTGCTACCTGCAGCTGTATATGAGTTTCCGGCGAGAGTCTAAGGGGCCAACTTCAACGGTTGAGTGAAGGCTGCTTCGTTGGCCGAAGAGTCTGCAGTGCCATGTGTGCTACTGTAACAGACGAGTTTTACGCCTCTTGGATAGTTGGTCTAGATAAAGCTTTAATTTGAAAATGAGCCGCATCCGTCTAGCCAGTGGCAACCGTATGGGGTAGCTGGCCTATTATTTTCAACACCAGCGCTCCCTGCGCTCAGCGATGGAGTGCTTGagcacgccgacggcgaaaTCGCCGTGCTTCCTCATGACCGGCTCCAGCCTCTCCATCACCCGGTCGTCGAACACGTTGTTCCCGACGAGGCGGCAGACGATGCCGCGCATGTCGACGTCCGTCTCGGGGGTGTTTGTGTacagctcgtcgacgacggcgtggaACTCTTCGGCCACTTCCCACGCTAGCTCTGCGGCGCGGTAGAAGCGGTTGCGCGCGAGGAGCTTGAGGGCCGGCACGGCAAACTTATCAGCCATGACGTACACCCGCAGGTGCAGGAAGAGGTCATTGCGCACGACGGCCTGGTGGCGGATGAAGGCGTTCCTGTCGGTCACCTGGTCCTCATCGACCACGGCCTGGATTGCGACGCAGTCCTGTTCGATCTCGACACAGAGCTTGTCGTACTCCTCCTCGTTTTCAGTCTCAAAACAGTCTTCGGGGCCCGGCGGTTTCCGGCCATGGTCGCCTTCTTGGTAGTCAGAGTCATCGGAATCGTCGTCGCTATCAAAGGCACTTCCAGACAATTTCGTCCCCCTTCCGCCCGGTTTCGGTTCTGAATCGCGAGGCCCCTTGAGCGGACGAACCGGTAATACGACGCCAGGAGGATGGCTCAGCTCCTCCATTATTTCTTCATGGTTCATCAAAGCTATATTTGCCGGCGTGCTCAGTTTGGGCAGGACTTTGTCGTCGTAGTTTCCGGTGTAGAGGTACTCCAGAAATCTCTCGAGGATGTCCGGATCGTCTTCGGGGAGGTCGACGGTGGCGGTTGCTGCTCCCTTTGAGAAAGAATTAGAGCTGGTTTTGATGAGTGCTTCATTGGCCCTTTGTTGAAAACCTATCAATTTATTATCTTGGGACTCCCGGCTAGAGCCTTGTCGAAGAATGGGGACTGGCCGCAAAGAACTACTTTATGGACACTGTaggcaccgccgccgcaagTGATCTTCATGTCCGAGACGTTCTCCGACAtgaaggagggaaagagagcCTTGAAGACAGGGGCGGTGCGCACGTCATCCATGGCGTCTTGGTGATCGCTGTCCACCGAGGAagctctcgagctcggcggcaacaTGGCTGGCGAGATACTGCCCGGAGGGCGAGACACTGAAGCGACAAGAAGCGGGATAcctgggggggggaagggtcAAATGACGGTGAGTCCGAATATCTTTCACGAGTCACTCTCTGCATGCagcagagaggagagagaatgaTCGAGTGAGCCAGCCAaatgggagagagagtgtgtgagaTAGAGATTATCTAATCAAGGTAGCCGTAAGGAAACCTGGCGTCAAGATTCCAAGCTTGGTAACGCTAGTCCGAAGGTAGAAATCGCCAAGATATCTAGAAGGTGGTCGAGATTAGAGATGTCGGTGTTGGTCGTAGCTTAGAGGCTCTCATAGGGTCTGTGTTCCAGAAACAATTCACTTTGCTCGGTGTCATAAATGGAGACCTCACAAGCATCTTACTGACTAGTTAGTGGAAATCTATCAGCAAGCACGCTTGGAATATCCACACTGACGCCGTTAAGCCCTTGCCAACTCGGCGACACAGCCCGGGCGACCCTCACAAACGCCAGTGCGTCCTGACGCCGGGGTTGAGATTATCAGCATACTCAGTGATGTCGCTGTGGATATTGACTCCTATAGGAACACCAACAGCGAAACTGAAGCAATGATGGGTATTCCTGTTCGCTATATCGTCTGGTCTCGAAAACACGCTATAGTCAGCCGTCCCTGCGCCATCCTCCGTCTGCTCACTTGCTGCTGCCTGAATCACGCCGAGGTTCGAAATATGTGACCATTTTCAACCCATCAGAAACCGCCCAAGCCAATCCCTGGCTAATGAAACATTCGAGGGTGCTGCGCAGAAACATAGAGCACCTTGCCGCGTGCGATGTCAAAAGGCGTGTGCTCGTCAACAAGCACCAGTCCACACCATAGAAAGAGAACGTCGTCCAAATCCATGTTGGACCCCGTCGCATATAATTGTCTGATTTGCCTGATCGTCATGTTGGATGGTATGGTGAGTGTAGTCTCGGACCACATGGAGGGGGAATGGCCGATCCCTGTGTCGGCCAACGTTAGCGGTGTTGTACGCCGTTTGCCTCCATGTCGGCGACTCTGTCCGTAACGTACTGTTGGATATGAAGAAGCACATGTCTCGGTCAGTCTGGAGTCGGAGAGTATCCATGTGCCTTAGGGAGCTGAACGTGTTGTTGTTCATTTCAAGTGTAAAGGTTGTCCCGTGAAAGTGAAACACGATGTGGGTCCAAGTTGGGTAGGGAATGGTGAATTGATGTCGAACTATCCGGACGAGGTGGTCGTAAGTCGCTGGCTTTGGCATCGTTAGCCGTCGGTAGCCATAAGAAACTACGATGAGCTGCTCTCCGGCGCATGGCACTGTTGCTCGGGGTACAAACGGTTCGGCCGCAGGGTTGATGGGTGGGCTGCTATTCGAGGACGTGGATGTATTTGTATCCGCCATGGTGCCGCAAAGGGTAGAATGAATGCAGGGTATTGATAAGTTTTTGAGTTCTAAGTGAGTGTAACGGGTAGCCGTGACGTTGTTCGGATAGGAAGCACGGGTTGCCAAGATGTTGATAGAGCCAAGACGcagtgatgatgatgatgatagAGAGCGAGCAGAGGATAGTGACCAGAGCGAGATGGAGACGGAAACGGAGAGATTGAACGTCTCTCGGGACTAGAAATGGTCCCGTCTTAGTCACTCACCTTCCATATCGAGAGGCAAGAGCCATCCATACGCAGCTTGGGAGAGGGAGCTTGCCGAAGACATGCAGACCTGGAATCCACAGGATGTTTACTGTCAGAAGAATTCAAGAGCTGAGAATAAACGCACAACACTCGCACGAGACACACGTCGCGTCCCCCGCCTTTCAGTGGAGCAAGGACGGGCCTCATCCGGGGCAGGACCAATCCATGAAGACCGGCAAGACCGGGTATCGATCACCTTCCACTTTCACTCACGCGTCAAACGAGAACACGAATGCGCACGTAGGCCGGACCAGCCCGCCGGTTTGCTCCGTGCCCGAGTCGGCGCCGttcccgccggcgccaagtGGGTCCACTGTAGAATAAAGTGGAGTCGGTTCTATCACAGCAGGTGCGCGCGCATGGACACCATCCGTCCCTTCCACCGCGTTGCACCGTCCCATTTcccatcttcatcaactCACTTCTTGTCGACCTCATGATGGGTGTTGAAGCTTACATATATCTCACGCTTTCGTCCATATCTGCTTAAGCGACAGGATACTTCCTTGACGGCCGTAGCCGCGGACGTCTGCCATGCATTCGCCAAATCGCACCCATCCGAACACGCCGAGCGACAACCGAGCATCCCTCCGAGACCTTCTGCGATCTCGCCAACAGAGCCGCAACGGAGTTCGGGGGAACCCCAAGTCGTGTTTGCCTTGCCGGGAACGAAAGGTCAAGTGCGACAAGAAGCTGCCGTGTTCAACATGCGACAAACGCGGGCACCCCGACCTATGCGACTACGATGACAAGACTTCGCGTCCCTCGCTCGGCGGTGCCACGTCGCCCGCACGTTTTGCACGAGGCACGATGCAAATTGCTGGCGGCAGCTTGGAGACTGCTTTTGATAACCAACAGATGGATACGAGCGTTGGGGATGCGAATCAGGAGCTGGAGGATGGATTGCGCAGCACACTCCCAACCGAATCTCTGAGGGTGCATCAGGCCCCCCGAGCAGCAGTATCAACATCTGAAATAACGGCCGGTGGCGGTGGGAGTCCTCTTTTCCTGGCTGACGCTTCAGTCGTCAATatggctcgccgacgctcAATCCAATCCCGAAACGACCCGGCCCGCCAATCCGCCTTCGAAACCGGCATCCTGCCTCTCCTGGGCGTCAGCGAAGACACCCATACGTCGCTACCCTCCTACCAGGCTTTGCCGGGCGACCAAGAAATCATCAGACTGTTCGAGCTGTTTCGCCGTCGAGTACAACCCTTTCATCTCATCACCTACGACCTGGACAAAGTCGAAGAAAAGATATGTCGGCTAGTCAATGCGAGAAGCGACCCTGACTCGGGAATCAGTTCTGATGATGCTTGTTGGTTATGCCTTCTTCACGCCATCTTGGCCGCCGGTGCTCAGTTCTCAGACATGGACCTTCAAGACCGAATTGCGGTGACTCAGAGACACAGTACGCTCTAGACCACAACCGCAACTTGGCTTGACTACACACTGACTTGTCGTAGCAAAACAGGCTTTCGATCTGTTGCGATCTACTGATTATCTTGCGAGACCGTCCAAAGAAGCTGTACAAAcacttcttctcctcggcaacGTGCTACAGAACGACATGAAACCGCAAGCTGCCTGGGTCCTTGGAGGTACCACAATACGCCTGGCACAATGTCTGGGGCTTCATCGCAGGATCGGTCGCCCACCAACCTCCCTAATGCCAGATGAAGAGACCCGGCACTTGAGGTGATTCGACCCTCATCCCACCGTCAATATCAGTCACTGACCAAAGCCCAGATTAGCAATTGTCTGGCAGGACTCGCTTCTTGCCCTCACCTTTGGCCGACCCCCAGCATCGTACGAGATGGACTTCGAAGAGGACCTGCCTCGACTTGACGACGCCCGCACCAACGGCCACGGCCTCTCGTACCTTCAAGCCATGAGTTGGCTCTGTCATGCCGCTTTGCGCCATCTATCCAGCCAATCAGACGTATCGGGCCGGTTGCTGTCAACATTGAAGGACATCAAAGCCATTGAAGACTCCCTGTCACCCCATCTGATCGACCCCAAGAGGAGCAAGACAATCCCGCAGATCCAGGAGCACTACGCCTTTGAGCTACACCGACATTTTGTCATCTCTACGCTGTGTCGACCTTGTGTCTCCAGCAGTGGAGCGGTGGAACTAAGGGAAATTGACAAGGCGATGGTTCTCGAGCAGTTCCAAGAGTCGCTTCGTAGAAGTGCACGAGCTTACATCCGCTTGAGGTCGATTGCAGGGCATGCCAAACGCTCATGGGCATTCATTCACAACGGTCTCACATCAGTCCTTCTGCTAAGTCTGATGCGAGAGACGCGATACCTTCCGGAAACACAGACTCTTCAAGACCAGCTCATCTCCAGCCTCTCCATGGGGGAAGTCGAGCCATACCCGTCCACGGACAGTGGTCCCGTAGGTCATCTGTCAGGCACCCTTCAGAAAGCCCTCAAGGCGCTCAAGACTCTGCGGACGCTTGCCGAACGTGATGCTAGCGGTCAGGACCTAGACGCTGTTTCCAATACCAACAGAGCCATGCCGGACTCCCGAGATGTTGGACCGGAGACTATAGAAGGGAGCGGAACGGGCACCGCAGACCAAACCAGGTGAGTTGCTGCCCGACCTTAGCTTTCGTCAAATGCTGACTGGCAAGTTTCTGGAACAATCCTGCCGATTGGAGCTTCCCCGCGGATTTTGATCTGTCTCCTCTCGGTGCTTTTGACTTCATCATGTCAGATCAgaacctcggcgacgaaATTTTCCTTTCCAATATGCCATGATCATGAGAGCGTCGGTAGTTTAAAAGGTCACAGCCATGCTTCCTAGAACGAAGGCCCTTGAATTTATCTCACTTCATCTTGGCTATTCCTCCACCAATCATCCACGGGGAGTGAATCCGAACGACTCCCATCGCTGGAGCACCttctcctggacctcggcggGGAACGATTCTTTGAAGCTCGCGGCCTCCCAATCACGACCAGTCGTATACTCGGTTGGCATCAGGCAATCCGAGACAACCTTTCCACCCATGCGTTTGTCGCCATTGCCGTGCGACATATACGGGATGAGCGGAAATCCCCGAACGTTCTCGAAGTGGTACTCGTCCAAGCCCGGACGGCACCTCGTGCAGAAGGCCCAGATAACGTCCTTGAAGTTGTACACGTCGATATCTTCGCCAACGAGCACCAGCCGGTGGATCGTGTAGCCGACCTTGTCGTTAAAAACGATATCGCCAATCATCCGGCAAAAGTCTTTTGGGTTCGTCTTTGAAGCCCGGAGCTTTTCGGTGTCGACCTGCAGAACAACCCAAGTCACTTGGGATTCGAAGGGCGAGAATGCCTCTTTGATGGGGACTCCCCTCGACTTGAGCAGGAATCCAatctcggccgcggccaggGGCCCGATCATAGTGTGCTTTGTTGGTTAGCCTTCAAGTACGAGAATGACGAGGCAACCCTGCTTTCTCACCGTTTCGTCTGTCAGTCGGCCACAGTTGGAGACCGGGAGGATTGCGTCCTTGCGGTGCGTGATGAGGTCAACTCTGTATTTGGGCTGCGGTCTGGCCTCTCCGGGGAAAACATAGCTGGAAGCGGTCAGACTGATTGCTCTCGTTCACTTCAGGTTTCCAAAGCGATCAAGGCAATACTTACCCGTGCATCTCACCAAAGGGACCCTCGGGCGCCGTCTCAGTAGCGGAACAGACGCCCTCAAAGACAATCTCCGAGTTGGCGGGGACATGTAGCCCGTTCGTATCGCATTTGACAACCTCCAACGGCGCTCCGACCAACGACCCGATGTACTCTGCCTCGGACAGCCCGCCCGGCAATGGCATGCTCGCCGCCATGATGGCCGCTGGCGGCACGCCAAACACCAGCGCCCACGGCATGtcctttccttccttcttccacaTCTGGTGGATCTGCCAGATGTGCTGCGGCTCGATGATCAGCCCGGCGAGATGGTTCCTGTCGTGTACCATGGCGCGCGCGATCGACCAGTTCGTCCGCTTGCCATCGGGCGACTGCACGACGTGCATGCCGTAGGTCTGGATGTACTTCCCTCCGTCGGATTGATGAAGCAGCGGCGCCGGGAATTTGGTGAGATCGAATTGGTCGGGCGTGAGCTTGCACTCCTTGCAGGACCCCGAATCGACTACGACGGGGGGGATAGGGGCGGCGGTCTTGGCGGCGACCATCTTATCGAGAATCTCCTTCATGCTCGCCGTGGGCGGGAGACCGAGGTGCCGTGCAAGGCGGCCGAATCTCTGAG from the Colletotrichum destructivum chromosome 10, complete sequence genome contains:
- a CDS encoding Putative purine-cytosine permease, with amino-acid sequence MGLRKRLVLRSESEALGTEGGRLSNKDMDPIPLGSPERTWGWPSLLGFWIAEAFSISMYQVSSTSVSKGLNPGFAILAVFIGHVLVCVPAMLDGYVGCYLGINFPVLTRASFGIRGSYAAVFVRGVVACIWFGTQSFQGGQCLQVMIAAIWPSFDNFPNHLPASAHVTSAELLCFFLFIIVQLPLLWLHVSSLRYMFMVKTVIMPIFGLTLFIWALVAAKGFGPTFSKPTVIKDGTPAVVVFFQCITSAIGPKATLALNMPDFTRYAKEPRQVFWTQAVGLVILVTMCGVLGATVSSASEVIYGKVTWNPLEVARLWNNRAAQFFAGLCWAFAVIGTNISANSVSFSNDLSLWFPRYINNRRGAYICAIFGVCAVPWYIQYSAKSFSSFLGGYSLFLGAIAGVIICDFWICRKRQVHVSSLYDPRGIHYYTLGVNPRAVVAFILAIVPNMPGLAAACGAKGVPKGAVYLYSLSWLVSTLIAGITYWTCWKIWPFPVDETNGDLFIESQAPRDEEDVGLEKDVEAKHDIKC
- a CDS encoding Putative NmrA-like domain, NAD(P)-binding domain superfamily; this encodes MSTFIKPIPKSILIFGAAAHIGRPLTEYLTREAPSIKLRLATSSPNKKKQLQDAFPNAEVVEANYSDVASLSAAVSGIEGVFVITPGGLSEQEAMTNLVTALKEANSAIHIIRLVGVFPEIPPAQIPATVGPGSLAVEHPIAKRILDESGLPVTYINSGATFIDNFWIQIRPVLAKKTLIWPEHRVPFIDPRDIGEVAARLFLSDNAKHIGAFHTMNNGHDWLTYREVAGILSEVLGEPIGYEGDFEAFSGFYGPVMGPQIVQVLWNFFKYEESHEVMWSLNNFVERTLGRKPTTVKGWLLEHKEKLTQGTGGGGWAS
- a CDS encoding Putative BTB/POZ domain-containing protein encodes the protein MLPPSSRASSVDSDHQDAMDDVRTAPVFKALFPSFMSENVSDMKITCGGGAYSVHKVVLCGQSPFFDKALAGSFQQRANEALIKTSSNSFSKGAATATVDLPEDDPDILERFLEYLYTGNYDDKVLPKLSTPANIALMNHEEIMEELSHPPGVVLPVRPLKGPRDSEPKPGGRGTKLSGSAFDSDDDSDDSDYQEGDHGRKPPGPEDCFETENEEEYDKLCVEIEQDCVAIQAVVDEDQVTDRNAFIRHQAVVRNDLFLHLRVYVMADKFAVPALKLLARNRFYRAAELAWEVAEEFHAVVDELYTNTPETDVDMRGIVCRLVGNNVFDDRVMERLEPVMRKHGDFAVGVLKHSIAERRERWC
- a CDS encoding Putative zn(2)Cys(6) fungal-type DNA-binding domain, flavin prenyltransferase UbiX, producing the protein MHSPNRTHPNTPSDNRASLRDLLRSRQQSRNGVRGNPKSCLPCRERKVKCDKKLPCSTCDKRGHPDLCDYDDKTSRPSLGGATSPARFARGTMQIAGGSLETAFDNQQMDTSVGDANQELEDGLRSTLPTESLRVHQAPRAAVSTSEITAGGGGSPLFLADASVVNMARRRSIQSRNDPARQSAFETGILPLLGVSEDTHTSLPSYQALPGDQEIIRLFELFRRRVQPFHLITYDLDKVEEKICRLVNARSDPDSGISSDDACWLCLLHAILAAGAQFSDMDLQDRIAVTQRHTKQAFDLLRSTDYLARPSKEAVQTLLLLGNVLQNDMKPQAAWVLGGTTIRLAQCLGLHRRIGRPPTSLMPDEETRHLRLAIVWQDSLLALTFGRPPASYEMDFEEDLPRLDDARTNGHGLSYLQAMSWLCHAALRHLSSQSDVSGRLLSTLKDIKAIEDSLSPHLIDPKRSKTIPQIQEHYAFELHRHFVISTLCRPCVSSSGAVELREIDKAMVLEQFQESLRRSARAYIRLRSIAGHAKRSWAFIHNGLTSVLLLSLMRETRYLPETQTLQDQLISSLSMGEVEPYPSTDSGPVGHLSGTLQKALKALKTLRTLAERDASGQDLDAVSNTNRAMPDSRDVGPETIEGSGTGTADQTSFWNNPADWSFPADFDLSPLGAFDFIMSDQNLGDEIFLSNMP
- a CDS encoding Putative UbiD decarboxylyase family, translated to MSPTSPQDLPHLNFRSFVAALKADGDLVEINEECDPHIEVGAVIRKVVESDERAPLFNRLKGQNPDGLWRILGAPNSLRADPSQRFGRLARHLGLPPTASMKEILDKMVAAKTAAPIPPVVVDSGSCKECKLTPDQFDLTKFPAPLLHQSDGGKYIQTYGMHVVQSPDGKRTNWSIARAMVHDRNHLAGLIIEPQHIWQIHQMWKKEGKDMPWALVFGVPPAAIMAASMPLPGGLSEAEYIGSLVGAPLEVVKCDTNGLHVPANSEIVFEGVCSATETAPEGPFGEMHGYVFPGEARPQPKYRVDLITHRKDAILPVSNCGRLTDETHTMIGPLAAAEIGFLLKSRGVPIKEAFSPFESQVTWVVLQVDTEKLRASKTNPKDFCRMIGDIVFNDKVGYTIHRLVLVGEDIDVYNFKDVIWAFCTRCRPGLDEYHFENVRGFPLIPYMSHGNGDKRMGGKVVSDCLMPTEYTTGRDWEAASFKESFPAEVQEKVLQRWESFGFTPRG